The Brevinematia bacterium genome segment TCCGAAATCATCAATTTAGTAGTGCCACAGGAAGTCTTTGACCAAGAACTATATGACACCACAATAAAATTCTTCTCAAAATTAATTGAGTCTGAAAATGAAGAAGACTCTTTCCTAACCCTTTCCAAGTTCTTAATACTACTCCTCAAAATTCAAGGAGTATTACCATATATCAAAGAAGAAAAAGAGATAGAACCTACAACTAAGTTTTTCATACTATCCCTACTTAAGGATAGTAAACCCGGAAAAGATGTTGACACTAGTGTCAAACTAGACTTTCTGGAGTGGTTTGAAAGGAAACTTAGCAAAATAACCAACGAGAGGAAAATTATCTCAATACAACTGCTAAAAAGGGTAATAAAGTAACTTAGCTAGGCACTTAGGCAAAACTACTTTCAATCTCCTTTAACTCAGTTTCTGAAGGTTTTATTTCCTCTTTTCTTGTTGCATACGGAGGTTTAGGAAAATTTATAACAAGAGGAACCTCAATATCTGGCTGGAAGAGTATCATCGTACCACTTCTTATCTTTTTTGCTTTCTCCCTAAACTCGCTAGATAGATGTCTATAAACCCTATTCTCAACCTCAGCAGAATCAAGTCTACCATTAACCTTAACACTGGAATTGGAAATAATTCTCGGATCAACCTCACTTGCCATCTGCTGAGCCCCTATAAGTATAATACCTAAACTTCTACCCCTTTCAGCTATATCAAGAAGTATATTCTTTATAGGACTAAATCCTACAGCAGGAGCATATTTGTTAAGCTCGTCCAACATTACAAAAACCGTTAATCCCTTTGACTTTGGAGTTTTCTCACCAAAATACAACTCCGATAAAATACTGCCCACAACAAATCTCTGCGCCCTAAAAGAGAGAAATTTATCTGAAATACTTATAACCGTAACTTTCTTTGACTCCCAATCAACTTTTTTAGACTCTTTCATACGGACCAAAAAAGAAATATCCTTAGCACATACTGCAAACTTCCTTATAAACTTTGAAATCGTTTGATGCTGAGCCTTAGAAGGAAAGAAAAACCTCCTTAACTCCTCGGTATCCACTCCCAAATTCTCATCTTCTTGCCCTGTTAATTCCAGAAGCTGAGAAAGAGAGATATCTATCCTTTCAGAATTTTTAATTTTGTCCACCACTTTCCGAGTTTCAGCATCATCGTAAAGAGAAACTAAGTTGAACACTTTATTACCTACTTTAACTTCTACTCTACACTCAGGAGACTCCTCTGCTTCACGCTTCATAACATCTGAGAAGTGATTTAACACATAGGTAAAGTTATCATTTTCTCTCTCCTCTTGGTCAAACATATATTCTACTAGTCTCTCTTTGAAAAAGTCCTTCAGACTCCAACCATATATACAAGTTTTCTCATCCTGACGTTCACTTGTCAAAGGCCTACTAGGATCTTCTGGATCAGGAGGTAGGTAGAAATTGATATCTTTGGTTCTAAACGGAGTTGTTTCTAACCCCATCTTTTCAAACTGCAATTTTGCATTGTTATCAAACTCTCTACTCTCCTTGTCTATGTGTAACAAATCCTCACCTTTAACACTGAATACTAAAGCTCTTAAGTTTCTCTTCTCCCTTTCATCTATGGTTCTACAATACATCATTGAGTGAATCAAGAATAGGGAGTAAGAAGTTTTCGTAGCAATACCTGAGATTCCTGAAATAGAGATATGTGCTCCTTTTTGACCGTTAATAAACTCCCAGTTTATGTAAGCAACTTCACCATTGTTGAGAATACCAGCAGGTAGTAAGTTTTTCTTATCATCCATATTCATAGCCTTTCTAGTCTCCTCGGTGCTCACTACCCTAAATACCTCACTTCCAGGGTCAGGAGGTATTAGTTTACTCTCAGGCTCAATTCTCGTTATCCTGACATGCGCTATGTGGTAAACTTGGTAAGGAATTATACCCCTAAGTGTCTCCTTATTCCAGCTATGGAAGTCTACTCCCTCAAACCCCTTAAGAATGTTAACAACAACGCCAAAGAAGCTAACCTTCCCAATCCTTTCTACGTAATTCTCAACTTTTACAATATCGTCAACACAAACAGGATTATCCCCAAACACCTCAAACCAAAACTCACAGGGCGTTGATTCTTTTGTGCCAATAACTATCCCAACCTTACTATTACCCCCGTTCTCATTAGCCATTGTCCCCCTCCATAAGAAAAATATAAATCTCAGAAAACTCCAAAATCAAACATCTAACTCCTACTAATCCACCCATATCCCAGAATCTGCCTAAAAACTGTATACCCCATTCTCAGTTATTACCAAGTCAAGCTTAACATCACGATCTTCATAGGGTAGCAAGTTGACTTTTTGACATTCATACGCAAGTCCTACCTTTAGCTTTATCCTTTCTAAATTCTTCGCCAAAAATCTATCATAAAAGCCACCTCCATACCCAAGCCTATGACCATTCTCATCAAACCCCACAACAGGAACAATAGCTATGTCAATAACACTATCAAAAACTTCTCCCCCCTCAGGTTCAAGTATTCCCCTAAAACCACTCACGAGCTTGAACTTTGAAGTAACCGCTACAGGCAATATCTCCCTACCTCTCACCTTTGGCAAAATCAAAACCTTACCATCTTCCAGAACATACGTTACCAACCTAAGTGTCATAACCTCAGAACCTATTGACACATAAAGCATCACGCTTTTAGAACTCTTCCAATATTCAGTCAAGAGAAGCCTTCTGTGAATACTCTCTGAAAGACTAACCTGCTCCAAAATAGGCACTGAATTTCTCCTAGACAACAATAGTCTCCTTATACTTCCCTTCATACCTACCTTCATAAACCTCTGTCTAGGAAGAATCCCTTCTGACTTTCTAGCAGAATTTACAAACCCTCAGTAACTAGAAAATTCACACCTTGCGAATACCCCAAAGCGGACTCTAAGGTCTTTCTAACATCCAAGTATGGAAGTTCCAATAAATCCCCACTGTTGAAGGATCTATACCTCTAACCCTCTTGTTTGCTCCAACTAGAGATGCACTTGAGAACAGAAATAGATACGGTAGATCCTCGTTTATTATC includes the following:
- a CDS encoding 5-formyltetrahydrofolate cyclo-ligase; this translates as MKGSIRRLLLSRRNSVPILEQVSLSESIHRRLLLTEYWKSSKSVMLYVSIGSEVMTLRLVTYVLEDGKVLILPKVRGREILPVAVTSKFKLVSGFRGILEPEGGEVFDSVIDIAIVPVVGFDENGHRLGYGGGFYDRFLAKNLERIKLKVGLAYECQKVNLLPYEDRDVKLDLVITENGVYSF
- a CDS encoding ATP-binding protein — protein: MANENGGNSKVGIVIGTKESTPCEFWFEVFGDNPVCVDDIVKVENYVERIGKVSFFGVVVNILKGFEGVDFHSWNKETLRGIIPYQVYHIAHVRITRIEPESKLIPPDPGSEVFRVVSTEETRKAMNMDDKKNLLPAGILNNGEVAYINWEFINGQKGAHISISGISGIATKTSYSLFLIHSMMYCRTIDEREKRNLRALVFSVKGEDLLHIDKESREFDNNAKLQFEKMGLETTPFRTKDINFYLPPDPEDPSRPLTSERQDEKTCIYGWSLKDFFKERLVEYMFDQEERENDNFTYVLNHFSDVMKREAEESPECRVEVKVGNKVFNLVSLYDDAETRKVVDKIKNSERIDISLSQLLELTGQEDENLGVDTEELRRFFFPSKAQHQTISKFIRKFAVCAKDISFLVRMKESKKVDWESKKVTVISISDKFLSFRAQRFVVGSILSELYFGEKTPKSKGLTVFVMLDELNKYAPAVGFSPIKNILLDIAERGRSLGIILIGAQQMASEVDPRIISNSSVKVNGRLDSAEVENRVYRHLSSEFREKAKKIRSGTMILFQPDIEVPLVINFPKPPYATRKEEIKPSETELKEIESSFA
- the recO gene encoding DNA repair protein RecO is translated as MRNKKFRRITGIVLGTKDVSEGDKVVVVFSPELGKYNLMAYGANRFKSRFSNRTNTSNVIQGWVRFPQGLNKIPSLENAEVLVNFFDELKNNYLKLFSANIASEIINLVVPQEVFDQELYDTTIKFFSKLIESENEEDSFLTLSKFLILLLKIQGVLPYIKEEKEIEPTTKFFILSLLKDSKPGKDVDTSVKLDFLEWFERKLSKITNERKIISIQLLKRVIK